The window TACCATTGTATTGTGTAGTACATCATCAAAAAATCAATCTTTCCATGGCAATTGGATGTGCGTGCCAGGAggggaagaccaggtgttctaTCCTCAGGGTTAGGTAATATTTCAGAAACATTATGACTGCTACGCTGTGGCCTGTCACTGTAAACATTGTCTCGTTTTTTACTAGAAAATTGGTCAACTGACATGACTTAATCCGGCTAGGTGATCTACGCCGGAATTTTAAACAGAACACGAGAAGTTAAATTTTCTCATGGGGAGAAAAAGTAAAATGAAGCGGGAAATTGACAGATCGATGGTCTTTGGATGCTCTCACGCAAAGTCTTTCCCGGGGCCTACTCAATTTTTACCATCAAATCTATCACATAGAATTTTACTGCAAGATTTATGAAAAGTATTTGAGGGAGGTACTTTTGCGGGAGGTGAACATATGCGACAGGTATTTTACCGGCCGCATATTTCTTCTTTATGTCTCCTCCCACGTTCCATGCATGCATTTGGTCAAGAGTGACCGCATGTGGAACCAGTACATACAAGGCATACCCCACTGTAGTGGTTCATGCTAgattaaagggaagggcccgccaaaaaatggggagttttggacggcccggtcaaaaccttaggcgggaataaggtttcattgataaatataaggagtttcaaggcccccaaattacttgtaaggttcaatagatactggcctttcattggtttaccgtttgcgtatcatttacatactctcatcttgaaaaatatgacaatatttacgatcacgttattgatttttgcaacattttcggtaacgcgccccttgcggatctgtaaggtaccactcggatgcttgaaaaatgttagtggcgtggctccatctgctacagctgtcaccgcgccggtgttagtctcacgtcttggcgtctgcaccacccttcggggacacctcaatgccgttggcgtactgacgagaccagcgtctctagaggctccgacattcgccatgagcagtgacaggtcacttggctggaatggccccatctcctcttcactcatgttcattgccggcaattctggcaaatatcatgAGTCGTCacggttgtcaaacaagtcttggataatatgctgctccatttcttctgtactgttcggatcaggggcctcgctcttcaccggcccagaatccaccggcgactcgaaatctctccattttccattttctcctctctccaactcactactatcgctattgactgcgtaacatacactaacattctttcgctatcattgctaacttcatttactagaacactggcctatGTAACCCCTAGtggacaaggaggataccgcggtgacgtcacggcttttccaagatggcgctgcatattgtaaacaaactcgatccacggccaagggaaaatcaagtcatcaaaaaagttagatttttcgcatcaagtcagagttattagtacttttctgctatgatataagtcttcagacaataagctatcatttgaataatgaaaagtgctgttttgatggggaaaaatagggttttttaaaccaaatagccggcaccgatcttccaaaattagcgatggtttcaaaacagtctcccagatatggggcaatctcttcattatcataatgggatttggaggcatgtttacagattttacaagttcgagacctgtaatacctaaaactcgcatagatccccatagatcccctctatttgtcgagttagcgcccctgtaagatcatgcattttcggacactagaacgaaatcttcctgcggatatcgcggttttggtgatgatttaaggagaaattgactgttcttagagttatatgggacagaaatgagttcatatacttcatgaatacatgaatatattatgatatgggcgggcttctaagtcaaaacaataacaaactcaactgcatctctactgtatattgcgtagtgcattgcctagtgtatttcgtagtgtattttagcggagacattatttccgcactttggccacgccaaacgtcttttttattcgtggaagttaatctgctctgtaaattttattttacacaggaagaatccatactaggtattgcaatatttcatgtctattggtgtttttgtgtacaggagcgcaccagacagcgagacgtggagatgtgttcagtgctggtgctgtcagtagactgaatctgattggccatagcgatcactaatatgggtcgggatcacgtgatgtgacgtcaccgcggtatcctccttgcctagtggaaacacctgacagcgccgcccggcatgatacacgtgctactggcatatttataactcgtagtaaataaggttgtaaaaatatgcaaatgagatgccgtatatggaaaccatgacgtcactaagcagtgcttatttctgctacgggtggcgctggtgcttgcttctggaggcgctattcaacctctttaatggTATGTCTATGTGCATTTTCTTACCTTATTTTAGCGAGCCAACAACTTATCTTTTCGCGATGCCGCTCCTACTCCGTCGTAAGGTCACGCCAAGAGTGAGCCCATTCTACAACGGTGTTTACCTCAGTACACATGCAAACACATGCATGCAAATGTTAGCGGTGATATATTGAAAATGTTACAAAAGCTTTCCCGTGGATCGAGTTCACCGCACGAATATTTCACTTCATCACTATGGCAAATATTCAATAGTCTATTCAGCACAACTCAAATCCATTCAGCCGCACATCATTATTAATTTTATCGATTTAATTTTAAGGTCCAACATGTATGCTGCATGTGGccatctatacatgtatactgaacaCTTAAAGGGGATATTCAGTCAGGCGAGTGCACATCAGACAAGCCTATGAAGAAAAACCAAATCGTGGCTTTATCTTGTGACAAACCATGCTAAACCGTTGTACAAAAGGTATATGGATTTACTTTGGCAAAAGGTCGGGATGCGTGCAACAGGGTCCGATTTTAGCGACACCCTTAGGGCCCTCTAATCTTAAGAGCAGGAAGATGGACGACTCCATATCCCCTTTAAGTATTTTGAAACGTCCAACACTCTGTCTCTAACTATCTTGAATGTTTATGATGCACCACAAACGAGCGATTTCCGTCGCAGCGACATCTAATCAAGATCGCATGCGACAATATTTCGTTACCTTGCCGTTTTCATTGTAGGTGTCTGTGATTGACAAGAATCAGTCATCGCTGGAACCTGGCCGAATACCAAACAGTTTCCCGTTTCCCGGTGGAGTCATTTGCGGAGCGCACAAGCCGATTCCATATGCATCGAGGACAGCGTTTCAGAGGCGTTGGACTAATTTCGATAAAGGCTAAAGAGCAATGTAAAATCTCACTGGGAGGGGCTGTGCCATTATGAGTCGCCATTTGGGTATCTAATGAATTAAAATTCTACCTGTCCACTTCGGAACAATAGCTGGAAACCAGGTTAGCAGGGAGTGGGCGTCCATGCCATTAGCATGACAAAGTCTTATGGTGTCCAATAAAAATGCAGGATTGAATAGAAAATAACTGTTCAAAGTAATGGAATACAACTATGTAAGTCCAACATGATCATTAATAATTTAAAACGATGAAATGATTTTGGCAAATAATTCAATTCCCAAATGGCGCCTCATAAGCCCCTCCCTTTtaaaatttctggatccgccattGTTCATAATATCACTGGTCGACCGTTGTTAAATCGGGCAGcgtacagtgtacattactgatctcctaaatatgggcatgcacgtcacgacacgcccaccacacacccatgatatgcaccaatcagcgctccgcttactacgccaccctACGGGGCCTAATTGAACTACGAAGCgatgtgatcatacagggtgacacagagaagattgactacatcatgcagtaccggctggcacttatccgtacataatcttaagcatgacaagaaacgtataagaagatttattaccgaaggttttaggtgggtttggagatgaaaaatgagaacgaattccttattttcgtgatgtcaccagttctcagcggacacattttttagtgattcccgagtGAATGTTTGTCTTATCTTCCAAGCTTAAACAGAGCATCATATATACAAAATAATTTTTAGGAATTAGTCGCAGATCCGTTTTAATATTCCATATTTGGGAAAAACCCAAACGTCCTCCGGGTAGGCCTAGTGACCGGTTAGTGACCTAGGCTTGGTAAGGTCCGTATAGGCCTACCCCTGATGTCACTAGCCGAGTTAAAACGAACCGagttaaaaccaagtttatccCGGTTTAAAACCAACTCTCTGTCTTAATTTGACCACATGAAACTGCCCTAGGATTAAGACTAGATTGAAACCGAGATAAAACCTTAGATAACTAGAGAGTAAGTGATTGCTCGCAATCACTGTTGATGCCTCCGCTAAGCATTGCAGCTGAGCCATGGTGTCTATCAAACGTGGGAAAATAGTATGGCAATGTAACTGTTCTTGACATAAAAGCATGATGGTGAATCTGATGGTGAACAATATTACAACAACTGCAGTTGTTGTAATATTGTTTTAGGGTGCAGTTAGAATAGACGCATAAGTGATAAATGGCTTAACAAAAGAATTAGGCCATGGCCATGATGAAACCTTTTTGCCAGCACACACTTTTTTTAATGGATAACATGTTCTTACTATGATGTAACTAAAGCCAttgcggccatactggtcatccgatgacgccgagtttcgaaagcaacgttcccccagtatgtacaaatgtaccattcaaaaatgtaatcaatctgctcaatcgttctccgttaaattaacagacaccaaaatcaagatggctgccatggcggccatactggtcatccgatgacgccgagtttcgaaagcaacgttcccccagtatgtacaaatgtaccatccaaaaatgtaatcaatctgctcaatcgttcttcgttaaattgacggacaccaatatcaagatggctgccatggcggccatactggtcatccgatgacgccgagtttcgaaagcaacgttcccccagtatgtacaaatgtaccatcaaaaaatgtaatcaatctgctcaatcgttctccgtttaattgacggacaccaaaatcaagatggctgccatggcggccatactggtaaTCCGATGACACcaagtttcgaaagcaacgttcccccagtatgtacaaatgtaccatccaaaaatgcaatcaatctgctcaatcgttctccgtttaattgacggacaccaaaatcaagatggctgccatggcggccatactggtaaTCCGATGACACcaagtttcgaaagcaacgttcccccagtatgtacaaatgtaccatccaaaaatgcaatcaatctgctcaatcgttctccgcttaattgacggacaccaaaatcaagatggctgccatggcggccatactggtaaTCCGATGACACcaagtttcgaaagcaacgttcccccagtatgtacaaatgtaccacccaaaaatgtaatcaatctgctcaatggTTCTctgttaaattaacggacaccaaaatcaagatggctgccatggcggccatactggtcatccgatgacgccgagtttcgaaagcaacgttcccccagtatgtacaaatgtaccatccaaaaatgtaatcaatctgttcaatcgttctccgttaaattaacggacaccaaaatcaagatggctgccatggcggtcATACttgtcatccgatgacgccgagtttcgaaagcaacgttcccccagtatgtacaaatgtaccatccaaaaatgtaatcaatctgctcaatcgttctccgttaaattaacggacaccaaaagtTTGGTCGGGACGCACCGACGTACGGACGTACGGACGTACGGACGTACGGACGTACGGAAAACccgaaaacataatgcctccgcttTCCCTAAAGCGGAGGAATAAAAACTAATATAAAACCAGGCTAAAACTCAAGAATTTGCTGAATCAGTTCTCATGCATCATGCGCTGGTTTAGTCTCAAATGCCTCTCAATTGGTTCTCCGCTGAAGGCAGGCTTTCTTACAAAGTTGTCTCCTCTTTGCTGAGCAACAGCAGCTATTACAGGTAGAGCAAACATGACTGCTGGTTTTATTCTGATATTTGACCTCAGCACAGTCTTAAGTCCTAAGACTTAAAACCGACCATGTACATTTGGTAGTGCATTTTACAAATCTTTTAGCTCTCTGTTCAGATTAAAACTTCCAAAGTTTTATCAGAGTTTTCAAACTTGTCTTAAATCTGTCTAAAGACAGTTTCAAGACAGTTTTAACCAAAAACATGTTGGGAGGTCAAATACCAGTTTTAGCCTAAAACTTTCTTAAAACCGGTTTTAAAATCTGGTTaaacccaatacttgacctcatCCATTCCTACATATTTGAAAATATAATCAGGAGAAGCAGATAATGTAGAAAGAGAAATTTATTTAATAAACGAGAGCGAAATCGAAATAGGTGACGTAGCCTCCATCTAATTTATTCGGATGGTGATAGACACATGAATCAAAACTACATGTCCCTTGCACGTTGTTTAGTGtatcatacactgctgataacaTAGAGCACGTTGGTTCTTCATCTGGAACAATTTGCTTGCTAAAACATATAATGGCTAATTATAGTGTATTCAAAATTATATGGATTTCTTGAAGCTATATGTGACTACAGTAGGTGGTCCAAACATAcaatatactctcaactcggctgtataagaccaggtcatatatttcttgcccgcccatgtaggattacccaaaatcacGATTCCAACCAATGAAGTCTGACGAGAATTTGTATAGGCCTAACACCTCTAACCTGGATGAGTATCCTtgtgaataaacatcataaatgtggtattgggcggtattatcaacctggtcttaattatagagccgagttgagagtatatacCAATTTTTTTACCTTATTTTTGATTAAGTCGCCTTTTTGTCCAGTACGAATCGTGAATGTATTATGGATAAAAATGTCAGTGACATAGCATGTGCTTCTTGGAGAAAACCAATTCAATACAATGAACGATGTTTGATTTCTGCTGTATGTAGTGATACAGTGATACAGTGATATACAAGCCAATGACAAAACTATCTCTCTATTCCGCTTTGCTTTTTTTTCTCCCAAGATCCACGGGTCTACCGACATAGGAATGGtagtaaaagtttgaaaataacACAGTCATGATAAGTGCATACAGAATGGAATAGATGCAGAAACTATGGTTGAGATACCCGTAGACGCCGAAACAAGATCCGATCAAGAACTGGGCTATTTGAAGTTGGGTGACTTGTTTTTTCCATTGAGGTGGGTCGTCAGGACACATGGCGGCCATCCCGTAATAGATGTAGAGACAGATATGGACAAAGCTGTTCATGCTGAGGTAGAAAGCTATTGCCGGCCACGGGGTGTAGGCGGCAGCAAAGTTACTCAGCATTACCATGGAACTGTGATGAAACACGTGTAGGAAGGAGATCTGGCGTTGTTTATGTCTAAGCACCATGAAGACAGTGTCCATCAGTTCTAAGTTCTTCGTAAAGTAGTACAGGTAGTACACTTTTCCCAAGCCCTCTGCGGGTTTCATATCGTAGATTGACGGACTTTTGATGAAACCGAAATAGACAAATCCGAGGAAGGTGCAGATGCTTACAAAACAGCAGATGAAGTTGTACACAACTAGTACCTGAAGAGTCGAGAAGGGAAATGTTGAGGAAACTTCGCCTAAAGAATAGATACTGGACTGGAGGCATTGTTGTCTCTCCTGAcaccgcaagggtggagctaaaatggtGGCCACAACCGATTCGATAGCTGAGGTCTTGGCAAAATACCATGCCTCTCCCGCGACCCGAGCGTTGTTctgtgagacaaccaatactgaCAATGAGGTATCTAAAGTATTTATCAAATTACTTAGGCCCGAGTCGACACACGGCATCAAATAACTAGCAAGATCAGAAATTCGAACGGGATGGGGTGAGATGCATTTAAGACGCTGTTCAGCTATTGCACCTTCTTTGATCCCCTAAACGAATACTACTCCTACCGAATACTGCCTATTAATGATTACCCCGACTTACCGGTCTGACGAATACTGGCTTGGTCATGGCCTGCCACAGAGGCGACATCAGCACCAGAAACATGTAGGCACAGAACGTTTTAAAGGACGGCAAACCAACCACTGTATTGAGGAAGATGGTTAACGTAATGGTGTTATTCTCAGCCATTCTGACTGCAAGTGTTtctctgaaaatatcaaatgtgCAGATGGGATTTTAAAGGCCTCCGCTTGctcaaaaagtttgaaaaagtaGCCTCAAACTTTAATATTTAGTTGTGTAAATGCGCACTGACTATAAATATtaacaatgccgttgtgtagacgtACATGTACGCATATACATCGGGTGGATAAAAACGCGCCGAAATTCAAGGGTTAATGACTACAAAGATATCCAGTCTATGGCAACAACTTGAGAATTAGATTTattgcaaaataaaaatgatgTGTAAAAAAATGCAGTGTCGAATACCTCATCAATACTCTCTTTAAGACCAAATGTAACGCACAAATTCAGAGCGCTGTATCTCAAAAGGCGCCTAGCCAATCCTAATGacatttcatgtatttcataaTTCGCACTTTCCAAGTGCGTTTGTGAGTTCGAAATCCGGCTCGGTATGACCCGTGCCAGCGGTTGTCTGAATTATTAAAAGGGCCGGTTACAAGCGATTAGGTGACTATCGCCCGAATAAGTGACCCAGTGGCAACTCGTGTGTACCCCCTTGGAAAGGAGATCACTTCATCGGTTGATTCTGTGTCACTTATTCGATTGGGTCACTGAATCGGGCGATGTCACCTAATCAGTTGTAATATATTCAAATGTACATTTTCAACAGAACACAATTGGTATCAATCTACATTTCAATATCAatctatacatgtagctatcgAATTGACCACCACATTTTCCCCGCCTGTGGTGCCAACGTACCAAATTACATTTATGAATGTGCATGGTTGATCTTACCACAAACTTGCGGTAAAAACCCCCAACTCGGAAAGAAAAGGAAATTGATTCAATCTACAAGTAAGATATCGTTCGCTTGAGGCACTGCGCAGATCGAGTAATCTGCATTACTTACCTGGTATATACTAGTTATGAAACCGTAGCACTGAGTGTGTATACtcgtattcgaggttttagagccGTGAGTAAGTTATGTCTGCCACATATCATTGTATTGTGTAGTACATCATCAAAAAATCAATCTTTCCATGGCAATTGGATGTGCGTGCCAGGAggggaagaccaggtgttctaTCCTCAGGGTTAGGTAATATTTCAGAAACATTATGGCTGCTACGCTGTGGCCTGTCACTGTAAACATTGTCTCGTTTTTTACTAGAAAATTGGTCAACTGACATGACTTAATCCGGCTAGGTGATCCACGCCGGAATTTTAAACAGAACACGAGAAGTTAAATTTTCTCATggggtgaaaatgtaaaatgaagCGGGAAATTGACAGATCCTTACCAGTATGCTGCGCGAGCAGTCCTCAAAATTGTCAGAATTATCTGAAACGACACGCAGAACAACCTGACTATTTCATGCAATTACTCGCAATACCATTATCTGTTCTATACGTTTTGAACTCTCTCTTTCTGATCGCGCGTAATCAATGCGGATGAAAAAATCGATGATTCTGGTGTGTTTACAGCCTAGTATCTCAACATCTCGAGACATGTAGCAGCGAGTTATGCAATGCCAGCTCAGATTCATGTGACTCAGTTAGTTATCAAATTCACACATCTTCATATTATATGCATCTCACAGTCTATGAATGTCGTAAAATCTCTGATTAAATTAGCATGGCCATATTGAAAGGGTTAGTAGTTTATGTATAAAACAACACTCGCCAATAAGAATCATACCATAACCTTAGACCAGAAGTATATTAGCATAAAGTTGCATCTCCAAATCGCCGCTGCATATCAAAAACCGCTGAAAATGGTGTAcgattttcagattttctgaCATtgtaaaaattgcctgttacataatgaagagacagtaTTAGCTGGCCAACtggatataccattctctgctgaaaaccgcattcaactATCTTATTCTATccctgtgatatttaaaaaacctgtggacatttactttctgatAGGACTATACGTGTAGCCATAGAAACAGGTTCTTCCGACCGTAAAATTGAAGTTTCAACTACATTGTATTGGCAGTATATGGCGATAAATACTTTAGTACTTCTAACATGTATGTCGAGTCCATTTTTCACATTATTTCTAAAATGGGGAGACTCGGTTGACATTGCTGTGTTCGATGGTCTATGGATGCTCTCACGCAAAGTCTTCCCGGGGCCTACTCAATTTTTACCATCAAATCTATCACATAGAATTTTACTGCAAGATTTATGAAAAGTATTTGAGGGAGGTACTTTTGCGGGAGGTGAACATATGCGACAGGTATTGTACCGGCCGCATATTTCTTCTTTATGTCTCCTCCCGGCCCACGTACCATGCATGCATTTGGTCAAGAGTGACCGCATGTGGAACCAGTACATACAAGGCATACCCCACTGTTGTGTTTCATGCTAGATTAATGGTATGTCTATGTGCATTTTCTTACCTTATTTTAGCGAGCCAACAAATTATCTTTTCGTGATGCCGCCCCAACTCCGTCGCAAGCTAACGCCAAGAGTGAGCCCATTCTACAACGGTGTTTACCTCAGTACACATGCAAACCCATGCATGCAAATGTTAGCGgtaatatattgaaaatgttACAAAAGCTTTCCCGTGGATCGAGTTCACCGCACGAATATTTCACTTCATCACTATGGTAAATATTCAATAGTCTATTCAGCACAACCCATTCAGCCGCACATCATTATTAATTTTATCGATTTAATTTTAAGGTCCAACATGTATGCTGCATGTGGccatctatacatgtatactgaacaCTTAAAGGGGATATTCAGTCAGGCGAGTGCACATCAGACAAGCCTATGAAGAAAAACCAAATCGTTGCTTTATCTTGTGACAAACCATGCTAAACCGTTGTACAAAAGGTATATGGATTTACTTTGGCAAAAGGTCGGGATGCGTGCAACAGGGTCCAATTTGAGCGACACCCCTAGGGCCCTCTAATTTTAAGAGAAGGAAGATGGACGACTCCATATCCCCTTTAAGTATTTTGAAACGTCCAACACTCTGTCTCTAACTATCTTGAATGTTTATGATGCACCACAAACGAGCGATTTCCGTCGCTGCGACATCAAATCACGATCGCATGCGACAATATTTCGTTACCTTGCCGTTTTCATTGTAGGTGTCTGTGACAGAAATCAGTCATCGCTGGAACCTGGCCGAATACCAAACAGATGTGATTCTTATTGTAGCTCATTGAGAGTAGCAATATACACGGATCGCTTGTTTGCGGTGAAAAATGGGAGCCTCATGCGATAAATACATCTTGATTCCCGGTGGAGTCATTTGCGGGAAACTCTGTGACTGGTCTAGCGATCATGATTAATCGCAGGTTACTCATTTGCGGAGCGCACAAGCCGGTTCCATATGCATCGAGGACAGCGTTTCAGAGGCGTTGGACTAATTCCGATAAAGGCCCAAGAGCAATGTAAAATCTTACTGGGAGGGGCTGTGCCATTATGAGTCGCCATTTGGGTATCTGATGAATTAAAATTCTACCTGTCCACTTCGGAACAATAGCTGGAAACAAGGTTAGCAGTGAGTGGGCGTCCGTGCCATTAGCATGTCAAAGTCTTGTGGTGTCCAATAAATAATGCAGGATTGAATAGAAAATAACTGTTCAAAGTAATGAAATACAACTATGTATTAAAGTCCAACATGATCATTTATAATCTAAAACGACGAAATAATTTTGGCAAATAATTCAATTCCCAAATGGCGCCTCATAAGCCCCTCCCTTTTtaaaatttctggatccgccattGTACATAATATCACTGGTCGACCGTTGTTAAATCGGGCAGCTAAAATGTAGAGGCAGCACAATTCAAGGCAATGGTGCATCCAGATATTTTGGAAGGAGATCAGAATCTTGGAAACGTAGGGAGATAAACAGTTCGGGTCGTCGGACTCCGCTGCAAAATTTGAGGGGCTTGTCCTTTTGCCCTTGGTCCTGACTGCATCCCCTTCCGTGTACAAAATCGTACATCCGCCCCTGATGTAGCCTTGCCAATGATTTGCACATCAAGATTTAGTTGGAGGGATTTTTTTTGCGCCTCTCTTTCTTGAAAAATCTTTCTCAATAACCATAAGGTTGCCTATACACCGCTCAGACACTGACACAAAATAGCGATGGTCTTTATATTCCGAACATCGAACCCAAGACCTCGCGATTATGAGTCCGGCCTATAGCCTAGTATAAACAATATGGCAACAGCTGTTGATACAGAACTGGTACAATACAGTAGCAGTCCTATTAATGTCTCGTTGACCCTTGATTTCGCACTCCTCTCTAAACAATTTGTTAAGTGACTCGAAACAGGACAAattaagaattaaaaaaaaattgcgaTTGTTTCTTTATTCGTTGCATCATAACAAGCAGAAGTCCATCATGGATTTATGACGGGGATTAATTATCAACGCTTCATCCATGGGCCCATCCATGGATctttgatggagaatctccatcaaaGACCCATgttggttccatccatggatcgatgatggagaatctccatcatacatgtatatacatggaTTGAACCACATACAGTCCG is drawn from Lineus longissimus chromosome 1, tnLinLong1.2, whole genome shotgun sequence and contains these coding sequences:
- the LOC135499057 gene encoding very long chain fatty acid elongase 1-like; its protein translation is MAENNTITLTIFLNTVVGLPSFKTFCAYMFLVLMSPLWQAMTKPVFVRPVLVVYNFICCFVSICTFLGFVYFGFIKSPSIYDMKPAEGLGKVYYLYYFTKNLELMDTVFMVLRHKQRQISFLHVFHHSSMVMLSNFAAAYTPWPAIAFYLSMNSFVHICLYIYYGMAAMCPDDPPQWKKQVTQLQIAQFLIGSCFGVYGYLNHSFCIYSILYALIMTVLFSNFYYHSYVGRPVDLGRKKSKAE